The genomic segment TGGCGAGTGCGGGACCGCGAGAAGCCGCTGCGAGCCACTCGATAGAAGCTGCCAGCATCATCAAGCCGGTGATCAATCGAACAATGTACAGCGTATTGCGGTAGGGACCCGGCACAATGGTGAAGGCCGGATCGCGCGCTTCCATCCAGCCCGCGACGCCCATCACTACGACGTACGCAAATACACCCCAGTTCCACAAATGGAAGGACCACGCGCGATTCAGGATCCAGGCATCGCGTTCGCCCAGCAACTCCACCATCATGAAGATCAGCAGAGCGCTCAAGAATCCCGCGACAGCCGCGAGGGAGTGCCCTACCAGCGCGTCTGTGAACTTTGCCCGATCCAGCACGCCAGGCAGAAACAGCACCCAGCCGCTGACCACCAGGCCGCCCCACCACCACAACATGGAAGTACGCCAGCGGCGCGTCTCCGAATTCCATGCGAAGGCACGATAGTAGGCCGGCATCACCGGCAGCCATGCCACGATGCTGCCCAGCGCGATCCATTGTGCGGGGTTGTGATGGCTGATGTCAGCGCGCGAGAGCGTCCCGCACAGCACCCCTTCCGCCGCAAGCAACAACCAGGACCACGCGATGACCCGGCCCCGGCCTGCGGTACGCCGCGCGATTCCGAGCGGCAGCACCAGCAGGATCAGAACAATGCCGAGCGACGATTCGAGCTGGCTCTCCCCGGTAGGTCCGCCGGTATCAGGATTGATGGGCGGATAGATACCCGGGCTGGATGCGATGTAAATAGCGAACGGCACCGCAAGCAGGATCAGCAGGCCTACAACCTTAGCGATGCGAGCGCCGCGCGTCGATCCGCTATCTCGCTCGCCGCGTATAAACGCGATCGCCAGCACGATCCACAATGCCAGCATCGCAAGCGGAAAGAACACGCCGGCGTAGCCCTGCCAGTCGAGAAACAGCTTGCCGCTCGAGTGGCCCTGCAGCCATGAAATCGATCCGATTACCAGCGCGCTCGACCACAGCCAGAGCACGGGCCGGCACCACGCAGCAACGGAACCGCGCTCCGCGCCGTAGACGCGAAAGAGGAAGGCCAACATTGGCAGGCTGCACCAGCCGTAAAGCGCGGTGTTCATGTGCACCATCATCCAGCGGCCATAGGTCCACTCGCCCAGCCACGCGTTCAGCGCGGGAAGCAGCAGCAGAATCGCAATCATCACGCCGATCGCATTGCCGAAGACCAGCCACGCCAGCGCATGCCAGACAGCGCCGGCAACTGGGGCTGCCGCGTGATCACGAGAGGACAGGCTGAGGCTCATGAATCCTCCCGTCGTGCATGGTGACCACGCGATCGCATGCGCGGGCCAGCGCGAGATCGTGCGTTGCCATCAGCAGCGTGACGCCCTCGCTGCGCGCAAGATCCAGCAGCAGATCGAAAACAGTCGCGGTCGTCCGCTCGTCGAGTGAACCCGTCGGCTCATCTGCGAGCAGAATCCGCGGTCGGTTCATCAACGCACGACACAGCGCGGTGCGCTGCCGCTCGCCGCCGGAGAGCTTCTGAATACGCTGGGTAAGTCGATGTTGCAGGCCCGTGCGTTCCGCTAGGTGCATCAAGCGTTCCCGCGCGGCCCGTCGGTCGACGCCCGCGGCCTGCGCTGGCAACAGACAGTTCTCTTCAAGTGTGAGATCGGGAATGAGGTTGTGCAGTTGAAATACGAATCCAACCTCGTGCCGCAGAAACTGCACCATGTCGCGGCGGCGATTCAGCTCTACCCCATTCACAACAACGCGCCCGCGATCCGGCTCGTCGAGCCCGCCAACGAGATGCAGCAGCGTGCTCTTGCCGCAGCCGGAAGGGCCGCAGAGCGCCACGGCCTGGCCTTGGCAAGCCTCGAAGTTGACGCCTCTGAGCACTGTGATCGCACCATCGTCGTAGCTCTTCCACACGTCTTCAGCGCGAATCACAATGCGCGTTCCAGCGGTTCTGTCAGCGATCGTGCTCATTCGAATCGTAACGCCTCCACCGCACGCACGCGCACCGCATAGCCTGCCGGATAGAGCGCACCGAGGATTCCAGTGATGAGCGCAAGGACAACAACGACGAGCATCAGGACCGGCCGCAGCGAGACATCCACGTAACCGTGCAGCGCGGGAACAGCCTTCAGGGCGTACAGCGCCGCGGTTCCAATAACAACGCCCAACGCGCCGCCCACGACCGCAATCACCGCGGACTCGCCGAGAATGGCGGCGGCAATCTGCGCGTTCGAGAAGCCATTCACGCGGAGTATTGCGATCTCGCGAATGCGCGTGAACACCGACATGATCATCGTATTCGCCACGCCGAGCCCGCCAAGCGCCAGCCCGCATCCACCGACGGCCCACGCAGTCGCTTTCAGGATTTTGAATTGCGAATACGAGCGCGAGAACTCCGCGTCTTCAAGCGCAATCAAACTCGGAAATGTGGACTGAACCTGTTTCTTGAACGCAGTGATCTCATCTTTGCTCTGGAGCTTGATGGTGATAACCGAAGAGCCTTCCTTGTGGAAGAAGTCCTGCGAGGCGGTGAGCGGCATAAACACGCCGCCATCCTCGAATCCGTTGGCCGTCTTGATAATTCCAACCACGCGAAACGTTCCGTGACCGATCGGCACCTGGCTGCCGAGCGAGACTTTCAGAAACTCCGCGGCCCTCTGCCCAAGCACTACACCATCTTTGTGATCCGCGAAGTCCTCCACTCGCCCTGAGAGCCACTCGGCATTGCGCAGACGCGCGTCCTCGGCAGTAATTCCGAAGCAGGTAATGATGGGATGATCCGCGCTGGACACGACCCCAAACAGCACGGGATCGGCGTGCGCCACCATAGGCCATGAGGAGATCTGCTGCGCAGCGGTCTTTGGAACATCGCTGAAGAAGAGGTCCGAGACGTTACGCTCGAAGACGATCAACTCAGCGCCGCTCGAGAGGATTCCGGAAAACATTCCGATCGCGCCCTGCAGAACCGTAACCACCGTCAACATGGCAGCTACGCTGAACGCAATGCCCGCCAGGCTGATGAAGGAACGGATCCGGTGGCGGCGCAAATTTGTGAAGATAAGCCGGAGATACATTGTTCCTCTAGGAAGCTGCCGCGGTGCACTCGCGCTGCGTGGCGGTGGGTTGCGGAGTTATGCGCTGTGAGGTGACGCGCCGCAACTCGTGCTGCAGGTCGGTTCGCAGGCGCCGCAGAAACTTGAGCGAGGGACGCCGGGCCATCAGCCCGTCGAGAGTGCGGTCGCCCACATCGATGAGCCTGGTGAGCCGCGCCAGCGCATCGGGCACGCCGATCGCCAGTGCAATATTCGGCCGGTCAAGATGCAGGTCGCGCGCAGCCGTCTTGCCGCTTGCCACAGAGCTCTGCATCACGTCCTTCAGGTCATCGACCATCTGGTACGCAAGGCCCCAGCAGGTGGCCATCCGCTCAAACAACTGCAGCTCACGGGCCGAGGCGCCGCCGAGCATCGCCGGCAGAACCAGCGTGAGCCTAATCAGCGATACCGTCTTTCCGCACGCTACGCGTTCCGTGGTTTCGCGATCATGCGGAAGCTCGGAGTAGTGCAGGTCGAGGCTCTGCCCGTTCAGCAAGCCATTCACGCCGAGCCGATCTTCGAGATAGCGCATCGCGTGAGCCTGCGCCGCATGAGGGCACTGAGAGATCGCGCGCCAGGTGAGTGCATAAGCGCGATTGATCAGCGCGAGAGCAGCGAGCATCGCGCTCGACTCGCCGTACTTTACATGCACGCAAGGAGCGCCCCGACGGGATGATGCGTTGTCCATCGCAGGCATGTCGTCGAAGATGAGCGAAGCGGTGTGGAAGTACTCGAGCGCGATGCCGAGATCCATCGCCGCGCGGTTTTCGATGCCGTACGCTCGCGCCATCTGGTAAACAACCCGTGGACGCACCAGGCTTCCCGGGTGCCGCAGTACGTGGCGCAGCGCAGAATCAAGCCGCGGCTCTGTGTCAGACGGCAGACACATAGCCTCCTGAAATTCAAGCTCGAGTTCCGCTATTGTGGGTTCGTCGCTTTCCGTCCGCATGGAATGCCTTCTAGCCTTATCCATCCAGTACTCATATTCGATAGATGTAGAGTCGTGCGTCATATGCCGTCTCCGCAGTCAAAATGCCCGGGGTTCTTTTGAGACGCCGCTAAGGGGAGATAGAGAGCAGCATCAGCGCGCCTTGCGCAATGACAATTCGTTCATGTTCAAATCACTGAAAGGGCAGGGCCTGAGCGTCAGCGAGAGGAGCGTGATTTCAGGATAATCCGCATCGGTGATTACTAGAGAATGACATTGATGACAATTCGTTCATCCTTTCCCATCACGTCATCAGAAGCGGACATTCTTTTCGTCTAACTAATGCCGGGGCTACGGATGAATAGACGCGATTCCTTGTTCGATGGACTAATATTCCTGACATGCGGCTTCTGTTAGTTGAAGACGAGCACGATATTCAATCCTTCCTGAAGCAGGCTCTTACAGACGCTGGCTACGAAGTTGACCTCGCGGCCGACGGCAAGAGCGCGGAAGACTTCACGCGCGCGCATTCCTACGACATTCTGATTGTCGATCTTGGGCTGCCGGACATCGATGGCATCAGCCTCATCCTGCGGCTGCGCGGGAGTGGCGTTAGCGCGCCGGTGCTGATTTTGTCTGCACGGCGGTCCGTGGACGATCGCGTGCGCGGGCTGGAGCAGGGCGGCGACGATTATCTGACCAAGCCCTTCGCGCTTGCGGAGCTCCTGGCGCGGTTAAGAAACCTGCTGCGCCGCAACGCGCCCGCTGCACAGGAGACGACGCGGCTGCGCGTAATGGATCTCGAGCTCGATCTGCTGCGTCGCGAAGCCACGCGTGGCGGGCAAGCGCTGCAGCTTACGCCTCAGGAGTTTGTGCTGCTCGAATATCTCTGCCGCAATGCAGGCCGCGTCGTAACGCGCTCCATGATCCTTGAGAAGGTCTGGGGCATGCGCATTCAGCCCGACACCAACGTGGTCGATGTTCATATCTACAGGCTGCGCGGCAAGGTAGACGGCAGTGGCCAGCAGCCCATCATCAAGACACTGCGCGGAGTCGGCTATGTCATCAAAGACCGCTAAGCCCGCGATGCGCAGCGCCGCCTGGCGCATCTCCTTATGGGCAACGCTCGCCTTCGCAGCGGGCACGATGGTGGTCTTCTTCGTGCTCGATCAGTTTGTTGCCACTGACATTCATCGTCGCGGTGACGCATGGCTCACCGGCGAGGTCGAGGTCCTGGCTGACGTGGCGGAGCGCACCCCCAACGATGCGCTCTACAACCGCGTTGTGGGCGAAGTCGCCGAGCTCGCTGCGCATGAAATTCCCAACCGCGTGGCCTCCGATGATGAATCCGAAAAGCAGTCAAGCGCGATTCCCAACAACTCCGTGTTCTTCCTGCAGGTCGGCGCCGACCGCTCGCTGAAGCTCTGGGTGGGCCCGGGTGACGGACGAGACTATCTTGAAGCGGTGCTGGCCAACCGCCTTCTGGTGGACAGGCCCACGGACATTCGAGTGCTGGGATCGCGCACCCCATTTCGAGTCGCATCCGTGCCAATGAAGGACGGCAGCCGCGTGTTCCTGGGGCTGTCGGAACGCGATCAGCTCCGCGTGGTGCGCAATCTGCGTACGCGCTTCTTTCTGCTCTGGCTTTCGCTGGTTCTCCTGGGGTTCGGTATCGTCTTCTTCACCACCAGACGCATGTTGAGCCATGTACGCAGCATCTCGGAGGCGGCCTCGCATATCGGTCATTCCGAGCTCGACACGCGCGTGCCCACTTCCAACCGCAATGATGAAATCGCGCAGCTCGCCATCACGCTGAATGGAATGCTCGATCGCATCGAGAGTTCGATGCATCAGCTGCATACGATTACTGACTCGCTGGCGCACGATCTGCGCAGCCCGCTCACTGCTATTCGCGGCAAGCTCGAGTCGTCGCTTTCCACCGCGCGCGACGGCGAACCTTCCGAGGCAATCGTCTCGGCGATCGATGAACTCGATCGCCTTACTGATTTTCTGAACAAGTCGCTCGATGTTGCCGAGGCTAGAGCCGATGCGCTGCGGCTGACGCGTGTCGAGATCGATCTCGATGAGCTGCTTCGCGCGATGGTCGATCTATACGAGCCGTCCATGTCTGAGCGTGACCTTACACTGTCGCTGGCGAGTGATGGCCCGCTGCGGATCACTGGGGACGCAGGTCTGCTTCATCGCATGATTGCGAACCTGTTCGACAATGAGCTGAAGCATTTACCCGCAGGATGCAGCGTCACTGTAGGCCTTCACGCCACCGAAAGCGAAGCGACGCTCATGGTCGAAGACAACGGGCCCGGCTTCGACTGGCAGACCCTCGCGAGCCTGTTTGTGCGGCGGGTGAAGGGAAAACAATCGAGCGGACATGGACTGGGGCTCGCTTTCATCGATGCCGTAGTGCGAGCGCATGGTGGCACTGTCAACGCATCCAATGGCGGGAAGGGCGGTGCTCGTATCGTCATTACGCTTCCGCTTGCGTCGACAGAACGCGGCTGGCCGCTCACGTCTTCGGCAGCAAGTTGAAGCTTCAGCTTGCAGAGGAGCCCATTCATTTGACTCATCCACAATTGGCACGCGATCTGCTCGGTATCTTCTGCGCTATGCAGGGGGCG from the Occallatibacter riparius genome contains:
- a CDS encoding ABC transporter ATP-binding protein, which encodes MSTIADRTAGTRIVIRAEDVWKSYDDGAITVLRGVNFEACQGQAVALCGPSGCGKSTLLHLVGGLDEPDRGRVVVNGVELNRRRDMVQFLRHEVGFVFQLHNLIPDLTLEENCLLPAQAAGVDRRAARERLMHLAERTGLQHRLTQRIQKLSGGERQRTALCRALMNRPRILLADEPTGSLDERTTATVFDLLLDLARSEGVTLLMATHDLALARACDRVVTMHDGRIHEPQPVLS
- a CDS encoding response regulator transcription factor — its product is MRLLLVEDEHDIQSFLKQALTDAGYEVDLAADGKSAEDFTRAHSYDILIVDLGLPDIDGISLILRLRGSGVSAPVLILSARRSVDDRVRGLEQGGDDYLTKPFALAELLARLRNLLRRNAPAAQETTRLRVMDLELDLLRREATRGGQALQLTPQEFVLLEYLCRNAGRVVTRSMILEKVWGMRIQPDTNVVDVHIYRLRGKVDGSGQQPIIKTLRGVGYVIKDR
- a CDS encoding polyprenyl synthetase family protein; protein product: MTHDSTSIEYEYWMDKARRHSMRTESDEPTIAELELEFQEAMCLPSDTEPRLDSALRHVLRHPGSLVRPRVVYQMARAYGIENRAAMDLGIALEYFHTASLIFDDMPAMDNASSRRGAPCVHVKYGESSAMLAALALINRAYALTWRAISQCPHAAQAHAMRYLEDRLGVNGLLNGQSLDLHYSELPHDRETTERVACGKTVSLIRLTLVLPAMLGGASARELQLFERMATCWGLAYQMVDDLKDVMQSSVASGKTAARDLHLDRPNIALAIGVPDALARLTRLIDVGDRTLDGLMARRPSLKFLRRLRTDLQHELRRVTSQRITPQPTATQRECTAAAS
- a CDS encoding heme-copper oxidase family protein, whose translation is MSLSLSSRDHAAAPVAGAVWHALAWLVFGNAIGVMIAILLLLPALNAWLGEWTYGRWMMVHMNTALYGWCSLPMLAFLFRVYGAERGSVAAWCRPVLWLWSSALVIGSISWLQGHSSGKLFLDWQGYAGVFFPLAMLALWIVLAIAFIRGERDSGSTRGARIAKVVGLLILLAVPFAIYIASSPGIYPPINPDTGGPTGESQLESSLGIVLILLVLPLGIARRTAGRGRVIAWSWLLLAAEGVLCGTLSRADISHHNPAQWIALGSIVAWLPVMPAYYRAFAWNSETRRWRTSMLWWWGGLVVSGWVLFLPGVLDRAKFTDALVGHSLAAVAGFLSALLIFMMVELLGERDAWILNRAWSFHLWNWGVFAYVVVMGVAGWMEARDPAFTIVPGPYRNTLYIVRLITGLMMLAASIEWLAAASRGPALATQPVMQEQGVKVA
- a CDS encoding HAMP domain-containing histidine kinase translates to MSSKTAKPAMRSAAWRISLWATLAFAAGTMVVFFVLDQFVATDIHRRGDAWLTGEVEVLADVAERTPNDALYNRVVGEVAELAAHEIPNRVASDDESEKQSSAIPNNSVFFLQVGADRSLKLWVGPGDGRDYLEAVLANRLLVDRPTDIRVLGSRTPFRVASVPMKDGSRVFLGLSERDQLRVVRNLRTRFFLLWLSLVLLGFGIVFFTTRRMLSHVRSISEAASHIGHSELDTRVPTSNRNDEIAQLAITLNGMLDRIESSMHQLHTITDSLAHDLRSPLTAIRGKLESSLSTARDGEPSEAIVSAIDELDRLTDFLNKSLDVAEARADALRLTRVEIDLDELLRAMVDLYEPSMSERDLTLSLASDGPLRITGDAGLLHRMIANLFDNELKHLPAGCSVTVGLHATESEATLMVEDNGPGFDWQTLASLFVRRVKGKQSSGHGLGLAFIDAVVRAHGGTVNASNGGKGGARIVITLPLASTERGWPLTSSAAS
- a CDS encoding ABC transporter permease, which codes for MYLRLIFTNLRRHRIRSFISLAGIAFSVAAMLTVVTVLQGAIGMFSGILSSGAELIVFERNVSDLFFSDVPKTAAQQISSWPMVAHADPVLFGVVSSADHPIITCFGITAEDARLRNAEWLSGRVEDFADHKDGVVLGQRAAEFLKVSLGSQVPIGHGTFRVVGIIKTANGFEDGGVFMPLTASQDFFHKEGSSVITIKLQSKDEITAFKKQVQSTFPSLIALEDAEFSRSYSQFKILKATAWAVGGCGLALGGLGVANTMIMSVFTRIREIAILRVNGFSNAQIAAAILGESAVIAVVGGALGVVIGTAALYALKAVPALHGYVDVSLRPVLMLVVVVLALITGILGALYPAGYAVRVRAVEALRFE